DNA from Bradysia coprophila strain Holo2 chromosome IV unlocalized genomic scaffold, BU_Bcop_v1 contig_81, whole genome shotgun sequence:
ctcattcttcttctatacattCAAGATCAACCTTGAACGGTGAGTattatatttggttttgttgtttgtgtatttcatggtgtgacgagtgtaaaattgtgtgcatCACAGGAGACTTCGTTTCGACGAAACATATATACTTATGCATTATTCTCtcggtatacgaattcacacgtatactgtaattttgtggtttcaatccaagtgatgcaaataactattaatcaatttgttacaccatttttcaaaaccaaaacaaaatgacAGCTTGGGATAAACaagagttgagaaaataaaaaaaaccttatcGGAACTGTCGTCATAGAGAGCGTCAAGAAACGCCATTTTCTGACcgcatttgagtggagaaaataagatTATTCACTACGTAAGCAcgtattattaaaaaaaaattgtaacgaaCACtgcttctttttcatttttcaagcaCACTGTGAAAATGtgcaagaaaaaattgtttctgaataaatttccaataattttcctTAAATAATAAATCACTTACGCACTTCAGACTATCGACGCATGGCTGCGAGGAGAAAATAACGGGATCACATGCCTCGAAAACTCGTTAAATTCATCTCTGTCATCGGTTTCAAATTGATAAGTGCCTACCTTATGTATAATAATTATTCTTTGAAATAATTACACGTGAACTCCATTCACAACAACATTCAAACCATTAAatcaattggaaaatattttcagtttccAGCTGAGAGAGCTGTGTATTATAAAGTGCACCCTATGCGATTTGAAAATAGGTTCCATTATGGATATAACAgcatttaataaaatcaaaatattaaagCTCATTtcgattaatatttttttcttctctcgttTATATGAGTGCATCTATGTGTAATACACTCTGTGTGTACGGCTATAGCATAAAAACCAACACCCGCCGTGCAATggtttatttatgtaaaagttttaattaacTGTTGCTCTTTTTAGTTGTAAATTACTTTATATACCCGCGAagagaatttttatgaatagaGTGAAGAGCCATTGGAATTTGTTGTCGAAATCTTTTGAATAATATTCCGTCTACTAATTGTGTGTCTTTTGAAGTGCCCATTTAAAccaaaaacacaaacaaaggACGATTATTAACTCATATAAATGAGAGAAGAGCAAATGATTTATGGTCATTCACTAAGCGTCGGGATTACTCAACAGTTCCTATTTCTGTCCGTCGTTTAATCACTGATTATATTGTGACACGTGACGACAGTGACTGTCGTAATTTATTACAATATTTCGAAGAGGGTTTTTCAGCTCGGCATAGGcaactcattttttttgtgtttatgaATTGGTTCTATTGTTATTCAGTGCACATCATACACTTTTTATATTACAGACCTAATTGTACCCAcgttttgtttcattaaaaagAATTGATGTTTTAAGTACTTATtcatcaacattttaaatatttacataaaaagtgCGTTTTTAACTGTTCTTAAATGAAGTTCGGGCAAAGGGGGAAGAGAGATAGATCAAAAAGCTATTGGACGAATTTCCAATTAACTCACCATTTATCGGTAAATAAACGTACTATCCGGTATACACACTGTGAGGTACCCAAACAGCTATTTTATTATATCACGTGGGTTTGTTAGCAAGCATATGACCGGTATTATTattgggtctattacttccatcgatgaaagtatttttaatcggctgatttcaaatcttgtacttcaatttttttaacatgcacgTTACTGTAGAAAGAACTATGTTACTCAgagtttgtcattatttttataagtGACAGGTTAATACACTGTTTCTAGGTCATCATATCTTGgcaccaaatttgaaaatcctttcgaagtcatttttttttaaaactcgGATAAATCTAAAGTTGTGTTTTTAAAGGTGAACTAACTGCATTTACTGCATTGCTAGATTTTGCATATTTATTTCTCTTCTTAACGAGGAAGACATGTATTTTTGACGTCGTAAAAGAGAGTGTATTGAAATCTGCTCAAGTGGCagaatggtaaaaaaaaattaagagctCCAATACCTTCTAaccggacgtcatttatggacATCCTCCATTTATACGTCTTTTTAGACAACGAATTATCATATCAATGATATCATCAGATGATTTAGTGGGCTGaaagttattttatttaaaacaacaaaaaaaacatttcttattgAGGCATCACACCATGAGAACACTATTCATcaaaaagaatttcgtttaaatGACCAtatattaaatcaaaatttagaataattgtcaaaagaaatgttgaaggaaaaaaaaaacgcgcCGAACGATCAAGATAGTAATCTCACAAACAATGCAATGAAACGTTTGTGATcataaaattctataaaaacgGTGTGTGTGTCTTCAATATAATAAGTATCATAAGTTGCGTGATTGAAGCACCGAAATATGTAGTAGATATACACGAAACTCTCATGTGATATTTATACataatatatgaaaaaaaaggaaaataaaaatcatattCGAGAACTCATGCCTGCCACGGAATGAAAACAAACTACTCATTATACGTTtatattacaattttcattatttaagtGGTGCGTTGATtcatttattgtatttttataACGAAAATCGTGATGAACCAATTTTGCGAAGGGATATTATGTGTTCacattgtaatttgtattgaaGTACAAGCCGCTACATaaccaaagaaatttttattgcaattttgtAGAGCTATCGGAGGTTTCTTTACCTTCAAAGTAAAAGTTTATAACCATCTGCCATTTTGgggaatatttatttatgtcacGAGGGTGAGTTTATTGACCCTAGTTCGAAATAGCacattactgtcttgctggAATATTTCCTACTTTTCGAAATCAATATGGAAGTACAGAACAGGTATGGCCGATCGGCCAAAGTCATATTAAACGTACTCagaatttatgtcaaaataatatgaaaattggtGCGTTTGCGTAcgcaaatcaaatttttatgtcatcTGAACGGACAGTTGACCAAAgctgttttacattttcattggtcgaaacaacaaatttctcaTCAGCCTGTAAACGTTAAAATTTTTCCgcaaattttccttaattttcaccaattttcattaattttattactcagaaatgacgaaaattgcaaaaattcgtgaaaattcgATAAGACTGATAAAATTCGCGCAAATTCGCGATAACAGGCTGTGTCATCAAGTCAGTACAATATGCTTTTCAGATGATGCGAAAAACGGGCTTTGAGAACGGATATAATGACGCAGAACTTTACATACTGAATGAAAACAACGCACTTTTGtgttaaaacatttcatgCAATATGTCGCCTTTTCTAGGACTCCATAAAGCACGTAATTAGATATCCCGAATTCCTGTCAAAATCTGCGAAAGATAAAATTCACAATAAACTGGGCCCTGTTGCAGTGTTGCACGATATGTCTGACGATGTTTCGGAAGTAGTCAGTCCGAATGTATTTTATGAATATGAATTCTATATTAggaatgtaaatttttcaagtCCCACATGGCGCTTGCAATCAAAGTTATACAAATAGCCATCGTTGATGTACGATTAATTTACGGATGAATGTGAAGTAGAGCGAAAGAATCTGTTTACCTAAGCACTTATATACCCTTCGTCTTGTAAAGTAGAAAGATTTATGAactgaaataatattttggctaATGTGTTTTTGAGTGGTTTTCGTGTCAAGTGTGGAAGTTCTCACTTTTTTCCGGCAGAACGAATGGCTCTGGTAATTAAATACAATTTGTTTGCACGGTACTGGATACATGTATAAATAGCAGGTGGTTCATATTGCCGACTTAATGGAATGAAAGTGtacattttctctcaattaaatatttttggctttTATTCTAATCGGAAAAATGTTGCGACAATATAATTCAGCATAATTGATTACAATTTACTCAATTCCCTTTCGTGAATGACATACTCCTTAGTAATATCATTAACCGTCGTTGTACCGGACAGGGCCAACGCCGTATCGAATTCATTATGGACGATTTTCAGAACATTTTCCACTCCCTCCTGGCCACCATTCGCTAGTCCCCACAGAATCGGTCGTCCCAAGAACACCATTTTCGCTCCCAAAGCAATTGCTTTGAATACGTCCGTTCCTTGCGTAACTCCACCGTCCAACATCACAACAAGTTTATCGCCGGCAGCTCTTACGACTTCGGGTAATGCTTCAATCTTGGAGAAAATTACAATGAAGAGGCATTGTTCACAACGTTCGTTGTCAAGATTGAAATATAtcttaggggccattcacaaattgcgCACTCACCttaggggggagggggggttaGCGAAAAGCGTGCGAAAACGTGCGCGGGGGGAGGGGGGAGAAACAAAAGCGTGCGCACtgtttttatgtacaaaaactttattaaaCAGTTTTCCAAATTGGTTTTAATCTTGTTTCATTGTCATAAATTATACTACTCGAAGGTTGTTCGTCTTTATCTAAAAATTCACCGTCTACCTCCACACTCGGAAGCCACTCGACATCTTCTTCAACATTATAGCGGACTACAACTAACGACTCATTCCCTCGTGTTCCGAGAATTTTCACAGGCTTAACGAtctttatgttttttttacaagtaaCATTGTCTTTCAAATGTCGTTGGGGGTGTGCCAAAAGCGTGCGAAAGCGtgcaaggggggaggggggggtcaaaaattccgaattttgaGAGTGcgcaatttgtgaatggccccttaccGAAGCAGCAACGGTATCCAGTTGCCTAGCACCGTGATTCGAAACGATGATTCCTTTGCATCCAGTTTCCACAGCCAACAATGCGTCTTCTTTCGTTAATATTCCTTTTAAGATGACAGGAAGTTTGGTGAATCTTTAATGCGAAGAGAAGAGAATGTAGACACAAACAGCACAACCACTTTCTTCTTACTACTAAATGGTGTAATGTGATAattagatgaaaaaaaaacattcaaaccAAACAGAAACGTTGTGGTTAATGAGTTGCGAAACTTTCTGTTGTGTGGGTCGTGTGTGTATGAAATTAAGTTTCATCCTAAATGGATACAATGTGTACATAGCAAAAGGAAACAATGAAAGGTTAAAATTGCGTAAGGATCAGGTGCGTACACTTGAATACCACATCGTATGTTTACACATGGATACCCAAAACATCTAATATGCACAACATCTCCTGGGAAccattaaagaaaatgaacacgaaaatatatttcaatgttACATGTTGTTAAGTTGACGTGTCGAAATTATactttttcttgattttcctATTTCTATATGataaacgaatgaaaaaaaaaaaaaaaaattccaaacatACCCAACCAACCATTTCACATCCTTCCATGTGATTGACGAATCAAATTGCTTTTTCACATACTCATTTATTCCAGATCCTCCATCACTGTTCACAATGCCGTTTCCCATAAAATTTTCCAGTCTTTTTTCgcagaagaaaaaacatttttgtaatttcgttttattaaaaaaagacGAAGCAAAAACCATAATGAATCACTTCATCTGTTACTTACTGTAGATGGGATGGAAgctgaaatttatttcgaacatCAGCCCGTCGTATGCCAAACATGGGTGCATCGACTGTTAAAACGAGTgctttaaaattgtttgtctCAGCTCGGCGAACCATTGATTTGGTTAGCTCTCTATCTTTGCTTATGTACAGCTGAAACCATTTGTGGGTGTCGGGAGCATGTCTAGCCACATCTTCAATGGACGTTGTAGATAATGTACTAAGTATAAATATTGTACCGAGTTTTCCAGCGGCTAATTTTCatcgataaaatttattgagtgTAAATAATGACAATAAAGTGATTGTATACCTTTAGCAGTGGCTATTTCGCCATCATCGTGGGCCATTTTATGCATGGCTGTTGGTGCTATACCAATGGGCATTGAGCTGTTAAATTCAAACACTTTTGTCGACGTCGAACGGTTCGATACATCTCGGAGGTGTCTGGGACGAATTCTCAGTCTAAAAAAAGATCGTCATTCGACCGGaggcaaagtttttatttatcataGTCGCTCGCTGTACCTTTGAAAGGCCGTTTTGTTCAGTTGTAATGTGACTTGATTATCGGAACCGCTTCGATAGTAATCCAATGCATTTCTGGGCAATATATCTATTGCCTTCTGCTCGTAATCACTTACACTCACCAACGACATTATaatcagaaaaaaagttggattAATTGAAATAGTTCTGTCGtaaatttctgttttccactcttttttttagaaatagaGAAgagcaaattcaatttaatatttgCTGATGATGCCGATATGCCTTGTTATACTGATGTGGTTCATCGTGATAACAAAGTGTCTAACCATATTCACATAAATGTATGGTGGTCAATGTATTCTCCATCTAAGATGTTTGCGAGTATTGTCATacgaacgaaaatttattttaatgtgaAAGGTACGAACTGATGCAACAGGTCTTCTGGTCAGCTTATtgtaatattgaaattttaagttttaattCACTccgtcaattaaatttaaaataaaatctagtCCTTCAAATCACTCATATACAATTTACAGACGACGTAATATCAAAGACAATCTCTTACTTCGTTTGTTGTACACTGCTTAGTGTCCTAttcaatagtagattacagcagagaCCATGTAAATGTCCGATTATAGTAAGCGCACTGTGTGCGGGCTCGAGCGAAGCGAGGCCCATAAGTACACTTTATGCCGACTTGTTTGGAACTTCCTATTTTGCCAAGTGTGAGGGCAGTCTGAGCCGCTACAATCACACAAGACAGTTACATAAGCGGTTACATGAGTACTTACTAATGACTCACTTTGCGGGGATGCAGTAAGTAAAATCTCTCACTACACACAGACCAGTAGTTTACGAAACAGTTTACTTCTCTGTTATCACTTCAGTAACATGACTAgcttaaatacaaaattgaacTTCATTGACTGGTTTTCTTTGTTAATGTTTTTGTTCTCTTTATCAAGAGATACACACATCAGTGAAGTGCCTTTCCGATTAGATGTAATTGTAGAATGATTATATTTACCAACACATTACAGAATCTCTTGTACATATGTTACAATTAACTgttctcatttttttcagtGATAACAACTAACAACTTGTCCCTCTGTATGAGTATTTGAACCTGAAAATCTACTTACATGTTTGACGGGTTTCGGTTTGACAAatgataaaatcgaaaatgattgTGCGTTTATTTAAGCGCATTTTTAGTAAGAAAAATCGAGTCGAGTAAATGGCACTTGAAGTTCAGCAAGATGTATATTAGGATTAATATTAATGTTCGCTAAACTAGACTATACTATACATACACGTTCAGTGGTTTTGATTgcttttcagtgttttcaaaaattacataGGTTCATCCATAGACTATGTCTGGTTTTAACGGGTTTTTCTCACGCCATAATGAAGTTGcttaaaaaagtattttaggTGGGTGAAGCATAGACTATATTTCTATGGGGTAAAGGGTGTAAAACCTATAAAAAGAGCAAACGACATTTAATTTATGGACGACCTTACAACATACATATAGGTGATAATCGATAAGTTTCTCATCTTCTacaatttctacaattttgaaaacttttaataAGACAAACATTCACTACaaatctgttattgacaacaaGGACGATAATAATAGATGAAAAAGAGATGAACCGTGACTCTAGGGTGTTAATCTAGCAAAATGCACGTTAATACTATTGAAGTAGAAGGTTTTCTATCGAATACAAGACATGAGAAGTAGTAGAGTTAGATTTTATACCGTGATATGCTTGTCACTCCTAGAAGTTCAACTCCTTTATGTTACCATTCGGTTTTATCGTTTCTCagtattattttcttttcctttcgTGTGTAACAGAAGTATTCCAATCAAGTGACGAACATATGAAAATTTCTCCACAAATTCCTGTCATTTCTACGCTTTGAACTTTGATTCAAAAcgaatttaatttgtcagAATTTATATTAGGAACGGCAATAAACCCAAATGTGTATCCTGCGCAtacttaattttatttagcCATTAAAAATGATATATTCTTAGTTGATAGACATAGTCATTCCGAGCTGTTGGACATTCGCCAAACATTACACATAGATGCCGGGGTACCATCTGtgaattgttttcgaattaGTTTGTTAACTTTGACTTTTAttacacaagaaaaaaaaagatttgtgGAATTTGATATTTGCTTTTGAAAGTGGTTCAAAATTCCATTTGTAAACTGTAAATGATTCGAAAAGAGTGTTTGGTTGCCATGAAATCACCACTCTTCTGTAGATCAAACAACACACTCTTtcgtttgaaatgaaaatccgacattttcacattttatgctttttaaatgttttgtctGTCTGTTTCGTTTCCATTACATGTACTATGataaaatgttacaaattGATTAATGTGGATCCGTATAATATGACTCAACGTGCGgtatatattttgtttatatttatgGGACATTTAAAGTTAATCGAAAGAAAAGTTAATGAGAGTTTCTCGGTTTCTTGTTATTGTGATACATATTAGGTCTTGCCAAAAATAAGCTGGGATTTATGATGTCTCGCAAATTGTTCAAACtaaattacacaaaaatataCTCACAGCTAAGCTAAGCTGCTAAGGATTGGTTTGTTCATGGAAAAAGATGACGGTTTAATTCTGGCttgataaaattatatttgcaGAATAATGCGGAAGCAAAGACTTTTTTGATTGGGATAGGGACAAATGAATTGCGATGGGAGCTTGTTATCTACTTGACATTGACATTCTCGAAtacatttcatttaaagtGGAACTGTACTAATGAAGACCAACAATGGATACACACGCCACGCGAAAATAATTCGTCAGacattttcatattcaatTTTCAGACATTCCTTATCTACatcaacgaagaaaaaaatccgctgaaaattgcaaaaactTAATGCAAAATCACACCCaccttttaaaaattatttaccgtTTATTAACTTGCTTTCGTTCGATAAATTTATGAATAGCAAATCACACCCAGttcatgtaaaatattcaacaaaaaattcaatttgtagcaatttaacataaaataagCAAATAAATTAAGAGCACGAATTTAACAACGTTACGATTTGCATGCGACTCGAACGCACAGGCTACATGTCTGCTTAGGCTTAGGATAGCCTGCTGCAGGCAATAAGATTCAGAAatggctattcatctgttatcgtcggcgaacacaaaaataagtgGATGAACTCTGCCCATTACCGTCTTATATAGGAAAATCAtaagtttaaacaaatgaagtaaaagatttcaccTCTGCGTGGAATACAAGAAACTTTTCTGTTTGAGATATTTTTGGAAGTAGAtaaagtaataaaattttgtgaccATAAGCGTTTCCAATCAGTTTCATCTAGAATATTGATATGTTACACACGTTAGCGTGAGAGCACAAGTACTGATATATTTTGTACGAGTCTAATCAACGACTTGTGGTTTCTTTAAACGAagttcttgaatttcttgaagGTGGGGCACCGACTTTGccgacaattttttcatataaaaagttCAATTTGACTAAACCTTTATacccaaaaatttatattaaagaAAACCCAACATCGTACAAAACAAAGAAGTCGTACAACTGCTACAGAATGTACACATACAGCACTATAATCCTCGATCCAATAATCGATACGTTAATATCAACATCATAGCCCACTGCTCATATGTAACATGGTTacgaaattatcgaaatacaCTTGACCTATTTCAATCGACTGatggaaaaatgcaaaattgattttcgctTCGATTGATCGATCTTTCAATTTCCTGTGGTGGAATTTACATCAGATTATAAGTTActtttatgtgtgtgtgtgttagaGTGTTCGTTGCTCGAAtagcaaatttaatttgtttgatgtttgaatttaatttgaaaaaagaaataacaTTAAACAGATTGGTGtaatatgatgaatttaatACACTCGGACGTTGAAACATTACGTTGATCGAGTTATGCGTATTGAATAAACAATTATGTGTGTGCGATGTTTTCTTGACCTTGTACTTCATTCAACACACATGcatatttcaattaaactaTGGGTATAGTGGTACGATATATTAATTAAGGCGTAGAAAGACGCACTAAATTtagttataattttcttcttcttcttcttgtcATCACCTTAATCAATCTTAacattttttaggaaaattcatGATCGTCTTGAAAATGgttcagggcctattatttgcgAAATCTTCGAAGGTTATGAAATTAGTATTTAGCGGGATTTCGTAGAATTTCACAAATtcagttaaatttcacaaagttctcgaaatttcgttaaagttctgaaatatcgataattttttgaaaaatttctatttcgttTCAATAGGTACgttaaattttgcaaatttctcaaatttctttttttttttcttttttataaatacaTTGAAACGGTTAGTCATAAGTTATCGACATTGacgacaacgacaaaaataaatatatagTTAGACGTATAGtgaaactaaagaagtacaagatgtggtattcatttaaaacaaatgaagtaacagatcgtTACATGACGATAGGGTTTCTGTTTGTAAAAGTTTAAAGAGATGATGTACCTCGACCACTtcatattgaaaaattaatttttaaagtaatagattttcatcACTAAATACATATCGTATCGTATTGCGACCAGGCATTCAAACTAAGCTTCTAACAgcaattcaattaaaacaattcaGTTTTAAAATTCGTGTATTAATTCTCAAGTCAACTGAGAACTTTAAAATTCTAAcacattgaaaaattacaataatttcctTAGTTTACTGTGGATACTGTGCAATGTGCATAACGTGCTTAATATAAATTGACCACACATAAACTAGGCTATTGCCACAAAACGAATTGCGagttattgtaattttttagGATAAGACGGAATCTAACAAATTTTAATCTATATGAATCGATTTGCATCTGTGCCCTGGACGACGTTCAATACAACTCTGTCTTTCCGGTAACGTCAATGTAATTCTTAAATGATTTTCGTTATAAATTCACATATGACAACGATCAGTAAATCAGAGGTATCGTTCACAAAATCCTTCGTTAAAACACCTTTGTTCGATTGGCTAGTGTCTGTAACATATCGACCCTCAAAactaatttcagaaaatttagaaaagatTTTCGTTCATGATTCAACGAAACTCGACACGGTATAACAGTAATACTTCTTCGAAccgaaacaatgaaaatgtcttGCTTAATATGACTATATATATCATACATCAAGGCAATAAGTAAAACCAGTGTCTACGACCGACGACACTTCTGTTATTTATCaactttatcataaaattcatCGTACGTTGCATGCAATGACACTCTCATTATGAGCCAATTGAATATATGATTCCTAATGAATAGACATTCActagaagatttttttaaaaatgaattccttatgaaaaaacaacaacaacaaaattacaatGAACTTGAACATATGTCTTCatagttttttatggatttttttcattttatttttctttctttaaatgACGTTGCAAATGGAGGTAATACTTAAGTTAATGCATAAGACACTGTCTCGCCACATAACTTGAGATATTGTAAAAATCTGAAggagaggagaaaaaaaaacgaaagaacaGCAACTCGAGAATGCAACATAAGCAAGTATTTTAACATTGAGACTTGCAGATGAATAATAATGTTTTGAAAGATGACAACAAAAAACCCATATAGTGATTATccaaacagaaaataataaacatcTAAGAAACGAGAATTGTATGTGATTGCAGCATCAAAGTAGAAGGAAAATAGCATGGAGTGGTATAtgcgaaagaagaaaaaagtaaCGATTCAACAGGATGTGTtaataaagattttttagtgataaaaaagaaattagaaaatatatTCCGAGCAGAGAAAAAGTAATCAGGAAagtaatttttggtttttcttttgaatttttccagATGTCAGCTGGTCTGATGTCTTGTGTACGAGAAAATTCACCACCCTTGGAAATGGGGGAACCAGTTGCTATAGCATCACCACCGCCAGACACACCAGGTGAGCTTATATATATGATTAtcacttttttcttcgttctctatatatttccaaataaatcaaaaggAAGGCAATTCCTTACTTgcgataaaaacattttttttctgtttttatatttCGAGGGAACTAACGGTTTTTTTTAGCCAAAATCATTCATTCCTCCGAGCCTATCtggataaatatttaatatttttttgtagggAAACCTTCCGTGAATTTCAAACGTTTAACAAAATGGAGcgttcaaaattacttaaggtTTTCGTTCatgtttcttttctttcgtttttttttatgcagAGCACATATGGTGCCCCATTCAGAGTGGAAAATGCGACAACATATTACAGttgattcgaatttatttgatGTTTTAATGCGTGTCGTGTATTGCGTTGTGCTTGTCCATAAATTGCTGCTGTGTAGcagaatttctttgtattaaaaaagagcaaaattattttgtcaatgACGTCAATTGGATGAAAGTTTTCGATTCATTACTCTATGAAAATGACCCAACAAGGAACTTTAAAACTCAACAATTTCACCTCGAGTCGATGGTGGGAAAATCGACTTTCTTTCCCCCAGCAAAATAACGACAAAATTTCCGAAGTGTTTTCCACCAGAGTCTCGACACtcatatttgatttgtttcgttaACGGTTCATTCTTAGTTCTACTTGAAATTTGATTGGTAAAACCCTCAATACACCTGTTTTGCTTTTATGACTTAGACGAAGAAT
Protein-coding regions in this window:
- the LOC119072390 gene encoding peroxisomal (S)-2-hydroxy-acid oxidase GLO3-like, which codes for MSLVSVSDYEQKAIDILPRNALDYYRSGSDNQVTLQLNKTAFQRLRIRPRHLRDVSNRSTSTKVFEFNSSMPIGIAPTAMHKMAHDDGEIATAKAAGKLGTIFILSTLSTTSIEDVARHAPDTHKWFQLYISKDRELTKSMVRRAETNNFKALVLTVDAPMFGIRRADVRNKFQLPSHLQLENFMGNGIVNSDGGSGINEYVKKQFDSSITWKDVKWLVGFTKLPVILKGILTKEDALLAVETGCKGIIVSNHGARQLDTVAASIEALPEVVRAAGDKLVVMLDGGVTQGTDVFKAIALGAKMVFLGRPILWGLANGGQEGVENVLKIVHNEFDTALALSGTTTVNDITKEYVIHERELSKL